Sequence from the Armatimonadia bacterium genome:
CGGCGGGAGTGCTGGTGCAGGCCAAGATCCCGCAGGCAGGGAAGGCAATCAGCATCGTGTCGGACGGCACCTGGAAGGTCAGTGACGCTGAGGTCGCCGGATGGCAGGGCACGGACTTTGATGATTCGGCCTGGCAGGTAGCCGTGAGTCTTGGCGCGCCGCCGAGCGGTCCGTGGGGTGATGTGGCCGGTCCGGGGTTCTGAGACGATTCGGTTCAGTTGAGCCAGGCCTTCGCATACTCAAGACCAGGAGGCAGTTATGTCCCTTCATGCGCCGCGTTCGACCGGTCGCCCGGTTCCGTATAGTGATGAAGAGCTGCTGCAGGTCGGTCCGCCGGCGCCGATGACCGGCGAGAACCTGCGGGAGATCGCCTTCCCGCTGGGCGGCCTTGGTACCGGCTGTCTGGCCCTGTCCGGCAGCGGGCAGTTGGTGGATTGGGAGATCTTCAACCGGCCCAACAAGGGCTGGCGTCCCGACAATACCTACTTCGTCTTGTTCGCCCAGGCGGAGGGAGCAGAGCCGACCTTCCGCGTCATGGAGGGGCGACTGCAGCCGCCCTACCAGGGCTACCAGAAGGGTGCAGAGCAGTATCGTGGCTTCGGCTTTGGTCCACCGCGAGAGTTCGGCTCGGGCTTCGTGAGGTTCCAGGACTGCACCTTCACCGGGCGGTTCCCCTGCGCTCAGGTCGACCTGCAAGACCCGGAATCGCCCGTTGCGGTGAGCATGGAGGCCTGGAGTCCCTTCATCCCGCTGGATGACGCGAACTCCTCCTTCCCCGTGGCGATCTTTGACATCACGCTGACGAACACCACGGACAAGCCGGTGCGGTCGACAGTGGCCCTCGGGCTACAGAATGTAGTGGGCTGGCCGGAAGTGGGACGCGGACTGACGAGCTTCGTGGAGGAAGAGGGCTACTGCGGGCTCCTGATGACCACGCAGAAGCACGAGGAGGATAGCCCGCGCTTCGGGTCGATGGCGCTGCTCACGCCGACGGAGGGTCCGGCTGAGGAGGCAGTGACCTACCAGTTGCGCTTCGCGGAGACGAGCTGGTTCGCCCAGACCGAGGGACTGATGGACGACTTCGGCACCACGGGCGAGTTCAAGGGCCCGCGGGACCTGCAGCTCAGTGGCGACAACGCTGCCTCGACCGCGCACCTGGGGCTCAAGGTGTCACTGGCACCGGGCGAGAGCTGCACGCGCACGCTTGTGCTGGCCTGGCTGATGCCCAACTTCGAGAAGTACTGGGGCCCCGGCGCAGGCACGACCTGGAAGACCTATCAGGCGACTCGCTGGGAGAGCGCGCAGGAAGTTGCGGCTGAGGTGCTCTACAATCTGGGGACGCTGCGGGACCGCACGCGACGCTTCGCGGACACGTTCTTCTCGTCCACGCTGCCGACCTATGTGCTGGACGCTATCTCGACGCAGGCGTCGATCCTGCGCTCGCCGACGGTGACGCGGCTCACCGACGGCACGCTCTACGGATGGGAAGGCTGCCACTGCAACGCCGGCTGCTGCGAGGGCTCCTGCACCCACGTGTGGACCTATGCGCAGACGCTCGCGTACCTGTTCCCGCAACTCGAGCGCGCGATGCGGGACGTCGACTTCGCCTATGACCTGCGCGACTCGGACGGGCACATGCAGTTCCGGATGCCGCTTCCGCCGGGCACCTACGCCGACCACAAGTTCCATGCCGCCGCTGACGGGCAGATGGGCAACGTGCTGCGGGTGTACCGCGAGTGGCAGATCTGTGGGAAGGACGAGTGGCTGCAGAAGCTGTGGCCGGGAGTGAAGAAGGCGCTGGAGTACGCCTGGACGGACTGGGACAAGGATCGCGACGGGCTGCTGGAGGGCGTGCATCACAACACGCTGGACATCGAGTACCACGGACCGGAGACCGTCTGCGGAAGCATGTACCTGGCAGCCCTGCGGGCAGCGGAGGAGATGGCACGGCACCTGGGTGACACGGAGGCAGCGGAGAAGTACCGGAGGGTGTTCGAGTCGGGCAGCCGGCTGAGTGATGAGAAGCTCTACGACGGCGAATACTACGTGCAGCGGATTCCGGAAGGCTCCGAGCTGCCCTATCAGTATGGGCCCGGCTGCATCTGCGACCAGGTGCTGGGCCAGTGGCATGCGCGAATGTACGGCCTGGGCGACCTGTATGATCCGGAGCACGTACGCAGCGCGATTGCCTCGGTGTACCGGCACAACTTCCGCGACGACTTCTTCTCGCACAACAACCCGCACCGGGTCTACGCGCTGAACGATGATCGCGGGCTGCTGATCTGCACCTGGCCGAAGGGTGGACGGCCCAGGCGCAGCGTTACCTACGCCTTCGAGTGCATGATCGGGTTCGAGTACCAGGTCGGCGCGCACCTGATCTATGAGGGGTTCCTGCGCGAAGGTCTGACGGTGTGCAAGGCGGTGCGCGACCGGCACGACGGCCTCAAGCGCAACCCCTTCAACGAGTTCGAGTGCGGCAGTCACTACGCACGGAGCATGGCCAACTACGCCTTCTTGCTGGCGCTGTCCGGGTTCCGCTACAGCGCCCCGGAGAGGACGCTGCATCTGGAGCCCCGGTTGTTCGCTGAGGACTTCCACTGCTTCTTCTCGGTGGAGGGCGCCTGGGGACTGGTGCACCATTGCCGGGGCTCCGAAGGGCCACAGGTCGAAGTGGAAGTGCTGGAAGGGAGCCTGAAGCTGGACCGCGTGGTTGTGCAAGAAGTGGAGCTTTCGACGACGGCGTGGAAGGTGAAGTAGGGAGGGCACCTCACCGTTGCCTTCTCATGCACGGCGACGGCACCTCACCCCTGCCTTCGGCCTCCCCTCTCCACGCGGTGGAGAGGGGGATAGCGACAGGGGCAAGGACTGAAGGCACTCGCGGAAGAGGGCGGCGTGTATACGACCGTCCCTGTGGTGAAGTAGTCGCGCATATCAGCGGCCCGCTGCACCGGGGGCCGCAGAAACGTGAAGGACCTCTCATGAAGGACTCTTTGACCCTCCAGGATGCCTTACCCCTGGCCGAGAAGCTTGCCGCGGACCTTGAGGCCGCCAACGACGCCATCACCGCGCTCGATGCACAGATGGGAGACGGCGACCTCGGGGTGACCTGTCGGCTGGGGATGAAGGCGGCGCTCGAGGCCGTGCCGACCGTGGCAGACGGCTCCCTTGACGCAGTGCTGATGAAGGCGGGCATGGCCTTCAACTCGGCAGGCGCCTCGACCTACGGAGCCCTCGTAGCGACCGGCGCGATGAGGGCTGCCAAGTATGCGAAGGACAACGGCCTGGCCGCCTGGGACCTGGCTGCTCTCGCGGGCGCTCTGAAGGCAGCGGCGCAGGGAATCGAGCAGCGGGGCAAGGCGGCTCGGGGCGAGAAGACGCTGCTGGACGCCCTGTGGCCGGCGATCGAGGCACTGGAGGCTGCGCAGCCAGAGGGCAAGTCGCTGGGAGATGCCCTAACTGAGGCTGCGAAGGCGGCACAAGCCGGCGCTGAGGCGACGATTCCGCTGAAGTCGAAGTTCGGGCGTGCCGCGTGGCTGCAAGACAAGACCGTGGGCGTGCAGGACCCCGGCGCGACGGTAGTGGCGACTGTCATGGCTGCGTTGGCGGCTTACGTGGCGGGAGCTTAGCGCCACTGCCAGGGGAGGTCGCCGTCATCGCGATCAGCGTCTGGCGGCGCCTTGCTTGGGTCTGGAGTTAGCCTCCACAGCAGCCTGCCGCCGTCGTCGTCACCGTCTGGGCCGACGCTGTACAGCAGGTACCGGTCGCCCTGGAGTTTGTACTTCATTGGCGCGTCAGTGAAGGGGTCCTGCGGCACCGGCCAGTTGATCTGTGCAAGCGCGTCGAGGGACTGCGGGTACCGGCCGGTCTTCTGCTTGTAGAGTCCGAGGCCCAGGCCGCCGCACAGCAGGTTGAGGTTAGCCTGGCACTCGAAGCGTCTCTGCGAGGGTTTGTACCAGACGATGCCCACATGCCGCGCGATACGCGTGTACTTGAGGTGCTCCTTCCCCCATTTTGCGAGCGTTTGCATCTCACGCTTGGCCTCCGCCCAGGGGAGGGTCGCGATAACGAGTGAACGTTCGGCCAGTTGCAGGTAGGATAGCTCGTCGGCGCTGAGCAGACCTGGGACACAGCGGACGGCCAGACACCAAGCCCCATCTCTCGGTTTGTCCAGGAGTATCCCCAGCAGGTTGATCGCCGACATGGGGTCACGTCGCGCCATATCGTAGAGCTCGATGTCCATGGCGCGATCCGTCCGTAGCGCGAGGACCGTGCTGGTGGCCAGGTCCAGACTGGTGACCTGCGACAGGATCGCTCGTGCCTGCGGCTCCGGCACCACGACCCTGGAGAGCGCAACCTCGGCCGAACGCTCCGCGATGGCCACGATGGCATAGGTGACCGTCTGGGAAATCACTGTGGGCTCCTGCGACGCGTGACAGGCCAGGACTACGTTCGCATGAAGTCGCTGCCCCGTCAGCTCACCGTTCCCCTCAACCGCGGCCACAGCAGTTGCGACGGCGCAGAAGCGGGACATGGCACGCAGCCTCGACAAATGGGACAGCCGCATGTTGATGCCCTCGGACCACTTGAGGTCGAAGCGGCAGCCGGGCCGCGCCGCTGCCTGGCAAAGCAACTGCAGCGGCTTCTCGTCGCTCTTGACCATCGCCGATAGAGCCCTGACAGTCTCGGGGTCGCTCCAGTTCACGTACGCGCCCCACAGCCGGTTGTCAGGCTGCCACTGGACACCGTCCTTGTCAGCCTTGGCCCCCAGGCTGGGGTACCTGTCCTCGTGGGGCTGAAGCAGCTTTGCGGCCTCCAAGTATAGCGGAGCTGCGTTGTGGTCTGCCGGGATCAGGGGTGGTGCGGCTTGTCCGACCGAGATTGGCGCGCCCGCTGCGCGGAGGCGTTCGAGCTCGCCGTATACGCCGGTGCTGCCATAGGTTAGCACCGCACTGACGATCCCATCCACGATCAGGAGCGCCATGATGAGGTAGGCGAAGTACAGACATCCGCGCCAGAGCGGACCGCGCCGAAGGGGAGCGTGACTCCCAGTAGACGGCCCTGCAGTCGATGGCGGCAAGGTCGGCTCGGGCATGGTGACCAACTCCCTCACACACGGCCACCGAGGGAGCTTCGCCACCCTTCCCCCGGGTTGTGCGGCGACTTCGAGGCCTGACGCACGGACTCCTTGCCAAAGCTGCGCTGCACGGCCCAGAGCGTGCGCCCCGGACTGTGGCTTCTGGACCACACGCTCTGAGTGGTACTTCACCTGACGGGCCTGTCTAGCCAGGTTGTCTACCCAGGCCCGGTGATACTAGCGCCCCGCCACCTAGAGAGGTTCCCAGAGAAGGCGGCCGAAGGGCTCAGCGCCACTGCCAGGGCATGTCGCCGAGGTCCTGGTCGGCGGGTGGCGGTCCGGGTGGATGGGAGGCCATCCGCCACACCGGCTTGCCGCCGTCATCGACACCGTCCTTGCCCACACTGTAGAGCAGGTACCGGTCGCCCTGGAGGGTGTACTTCATCGGCCCGTCGGTGAAGGGGTCCTGCGGCACCGGCCAGTTGATCCGTGCAAGCGCGTCCAGG
This genomic interval carries:
- a CDS encoding GH116 family glycosyl-hydrolase, producing MSLHAPRSTGRPVPYSDEELLQVGPPAPMTGENLREIAFPLGGLGTGCLALSGSGQLVDWEIFNRPNKGWRPDNTYFVLFAQAEGAEPTFRVMEGRLQPPYQGYQKGAEQYRGFGFGPPREFGSGFVRFQDCTFTGRFPCAQVDLQDPESPVAVSMEAWSPFIPLDDANSSFPVAIFDITLTNTTDKPVRSTVALGLQNVVGWPEVGRGLTSFVEEEGYCGLLMTTQKHEEDSPRFGSMALLTPTEGPAEEAVTYQLRFAETSWFAQTEGLMDDFGTTGEFKGPRDLQLSGDNAASTAHLGLKVSLAPGESCTRTLVLAWLMPNFEKYWGPGAGTTWKTYQATRWESAQEVAAEVLYNLGTLRDRTRRFADTFFSSTLPTYVLDAISTQASILRSPTVTRLTDGTLYGWEGCHCNAGCCEGSCTHVWTYAQTLAYLFPQLERAMRDVDFAYDLRDSDGHMQFRMPLPPGTYADHKFHAAADGQMGNVLRVYREWQICGKDEWLQKLWPGVKKALEYAWTDWDKDRDGLLEGVHHNTLDIEYHGPETVCGSMYLAALRAAEEMARHLGDTEAAEKYRRVFESGSRLSDEKLYDGEYYVQRIPEGSELPYQYGPGCICDQVLGQWHARMYGLGDLYDPEHVRSAIASVYRHNFRDDFFSHNNPHRVYALNDDRGLLICTWPKGGRPRRSVTYAFECMIGFEYQVGAHLIYEGFLREGLTVCKAVRDRHDGLKRNPFNEFECGSHYARSMANYAFLLALSGFRYSAPERTLHLEPRLFAEDFHCFFSVEGAWGLVHHCRGSEGPQVEVEVLEGSLKLDRVVVQEVELSTTAWKVK
- a CDS encoding dihydroxyacetone kinase subunit L; this translates as MKDSLTLQDALPLAEKLAADLEAANDAITALDAQMGDGDLGVTCRLGMKAALEAVPTVADGSLDAVLMKAGMAFNSAGASTYGALVATGAMRAAKYAKDNGLAAWDLAALAGALKAAAQGIEQRGKAARGEKTLLDALWPAIEALEAAQPEGKSLGDALTEAAKAAQAGAEATIPLKSKFGRAAWLQDKTVGVQDPGATVVATVMAALAAYVAGA